The genomic stretch TACAATCTCTGGCACAACATAAGTCATTAAACCCATCACAATACCGAAAGACATCAGCATTAAAATGATGGGATAAATCATGGCGCCCTGAACTTTCTTTTGCATGGCAAAGCGGTTTTCAGTGTAATCCGAAAGCTGATCTAAAATGAGATCTAAATGTCCCGAGCGCTCGCCAGCAGCCACCGTTGCAATATAAAGGTCTGGAAACCGTCCAGACTGCTGCATACCTTGTGCAAGTGAATGCCCTTCTAAGACTCGAGAACGCACGGATAGTAAAAGATTTTGTACATGTGTTTTTTCACTTTGCCTACTCACGGCGCGCAAAGCTTCTTCAAGTGGAATAGCAGCGGCAACCAAGACCGAAAGTTGTCTAGTCATGAGCGCCAAATCGTAAGCACTGAACTTTTTTTGGAATAACCCCTGACTCTGATGTTTATCTTTTTGTTCAACAGGGTCAACGCTAATTGGTGTCCATGCTTTATCGCGTAATTGTTGGCGAATCTGGCGTGCTGAGTCTCCCTCAAGCACTCCTTTTTGCTGCTTCCCTGAAGCATCAATGGCAGTAAATTGATATGCAGGCATGGTAATGTTCTAATTTTCCAAAAATAATAGTCGCTGCTGTTGCATCTATGCTACGCAATCATTCATATTCGTTCTATAGCCTGTGTAGAATACCCAAGTACTCTTCACGACGCTATGCCGTTTTTTAAAATTGACGAAATGAGCCTCTATGACCATAACGCCAAAGCCTGATTCAGTTGTTTATCGTGTGCGTGTAGCCGTACCTGTACATCTGTACGACACTTTTGACTATACACTCACCCAAGCACAATATGAACGGGCTCATGTAGGCTCACGCGTCGCTATTTCATTTGGACGCCAAAACCTGATTGGTATCATTACTGAAAAAGTGAACCCAAATGAATCATTTACAGGCACCTTTCAGCTTAAAGCCATTTCTGAACTTTTAGACGAACAGCCTATTTTAGATGAACAAGTTTTAAGTTTATTGACATGGTCAGCTCAGTATTACCAATTTCCGATTGGCGAGGTCATGCAAACCGCCCTACCCGCATTATTACGTCAGGGCAAACCAATGGATGTTTTGTTCCATCTTTGGAAAATTACACCATGTGATAATGTTGAAGCACTTCTTAAACGTTCTGTTAAGCAACAAGACGCGTATCAAATTTTAAAGTTACACCCTGCCGGAACTACAGAGAATATTCTTAATTTAAGTGGTGTAGAAACGGCTACGCTTAAAGCACTTCAAAAGAAAGGACTGGTTGACTGTACGCTTGAACCGCACGACTTTAGCCCATCGCCTGTTGAATTGGCACAAATGCCGCTCACGCTAAATGAAGACCAAAAGAAAGCAACCCAGCACGTCGTAAACGCACAGCATCAATACCAAGCCTTTTTATTAGATGGTTTAACAGGAAGTGGTAAAACTGAAGTTTATCTGCACATCATGCACGAAGTGCTAAAGCAAGGTAAGCAAGTACTGGTGTTAGTCCCTGAAATTGGTCTAACCCCTCAAACGATTTCTCGTTTTAAATCACGTTTTAACTGTGATATTGCTCTATTACACTCGGGCTTAAATGACTCTAAACGCTTGCAGGCATGGCAACAGGCCCAGACTGGCAAAGCATCTATTATTTTAGGAACGCGCTCTGCCATCTATACGCCACTGCCACGTTTGGGCCTCATCATCTTAGATGAAGAACATGATCTGTCTTATAAGCAACAAGAAGGCTTCCGCTACCATGCGCGTGATGTCGCTCTTTATCGAGGTCACTTACAAAGCTGCCCTGTTATTTTAGGTTCAGCAACTCCAAGCATAGATAGTTATTATTTAGTCGAAACTGGCAAATTAACTGCACTGCAACTCAACAAACGTGCTGGACATGCACTTTTGCCTAAAATGCATTTGATTGACCTTAAAATTGTCAAAAAACAGCATGGAATTAGCCAGCCCCTTATTGAACAAATCAAACATACATTAGCTAGAAAAGAACAGGTTTTAATCTTTTTAAACCGTCGTGGCTATGCACCTGTACTGGTTTGTGAAAGCTGTGGGTGGCAAGCAAATTGTCCACATTGTGATGCGCATTTTACATTGCACACTCAGCCTTATTCTTATTTACACTGCCACCACTGCGGTACTGTTCATCGCTTGCCCGATCACTGCCCTGAATGCCAGCAAAAAAGCCTAAAAACCTTAGGTGCTGGAACGGCCAAGGTTGAAGAGCACTTACAAGAACTATTTCCAGACTATGATGTGATTCGGGTTGACCGTGACAGTACCAGTCGTGTCGGTAGCTGGCAAAAAATTTATGACCGTATTCACCAAAACAAACCAACAATTTTGCTTGGCACTCAAATGCTGGCAAAAGGTCATCATTTCCCACACGTGACTTTGGTTGCCATTTTAGATATTGATGCGGGGTTACTTAGTGTCGACATTCGCGCGCCAGAACGTACTGCGCAGTTAATTGTACAAGTCGCTGGACGTGCAGGCCGTGGTGAACATAAAGGCCATGTTTATTTACAAACATTAAGACCTGACCATCCATTACTCACCACACTCATCGAAAAAGATTATCGGGCGGTTGCTAAACAAACTCTTGCGGAACGTAAAGTCGCATTGCTGCCACCTTATCGCTATGCCGTACTGATACGTGCAGAATCCAAAGATCGTGACTATACCTTACATTTCTTAAATGAAGCGGCGGAACAATTACGCCAAATTGCAGGTGACATTGTTGATATTTGGGGACCAATTCCAGCCCCTATGGAGCGTAAAGCTGGACGCTACCGCGCCCACATGGTGATTTTATCTGCTGACCGTGCTCGCCTCCATTTTTACTTAAGACAATGGTGGTCACAATTGGTTCATGCACCAAGGCAGCATCAACTTCGACTCTCAATTGATGTTGATCCGCAAGAATTTAATTAGATGGCTTGAATATCATAGTGTGAAGAAGCCTTTTTGGCTTTACACTTAAAAGAGACTAATACATTCGAGGCAATGAATGTCATTCTTACTGCAAGCAACAATTTTTCTTGGAGCTTCTCTGATTTTAGTCCCTCTTGGCAAGCGCCTAGGGATAGCAACAGTTTTAGGTTATTTATTTACAGGAATACTTCTGGGTCCTAGTGTTTTAAATATTGCACATGACCCTGAAGCAATTATGGAACTTGCCGAATTCGGTGTCATTTTATTGATGTTCTTAATCGGCTTAGAGTTACGCCCCCAACGTTTATGGGAAATGCGTGACTCTATTTTTGTAATGGGAAGTCTGCAAGTCCTCATTAGTGGGGCTATTCTTATGCTGATCGTACTATTACTCTTTCAACAGCAGCTTTCTGTCAGCTTTGTCATTGGTTTTGCCCTTGCGCTGTCTTCTACAGCTTTTGTATTACAGCTTCTGACCGAAAAGCAGCAACTCAATACGACTTATGGTCAGCAGTCTTTTTCCATTTTACTTTTCCAAGATATAGCGGCTATTCCGTTGCTTGCCATCATTCCACTCTTGGCAGGAACAGAATCAACCCATCACGGCGTCGCTTATTTTGCAGCTATTATTGCAACCTTTACTGGCCTGTTTCTGTTTAGCCGTTATGTAATGCGTCCCTTCTTCCGCTTTGTTGCTAAAAGTGGAGCGACTGAACTTATTACAGCAGTAGGATTATTTATTATTCTTGCTGTTGTCTTGCTTATGGATACTTTGGGAATTAGCACCACATTAGGTGCATTCCTCACAGGCGTATTATTAGCAGATTCAGAATTTCGCCACGAAGTTGAAGCGAGTATTGCACCGTTTAAAGGCCTACTGCTTGGCTTATTCTTTATGACCGTGGGTATGACCACACAGCTATCACTACTGATTGATATGCCTTTGCTTATTATTGGTGGCGCAGTCGGCTTATTGCTCATTAAAACACTGATATTAACTGCAATTGCCCGCTATAAAAAATACAGCTGGAACAATAGTTTGCTTTTAGGTACGTGCTTGGCACAAGGTGGAGAATTTGCTTTTGTAATTTTGAGCCTTGCAAAAAGTGAGAAGATTTTAACTCAAGCTCTATTAGAGCCAGTGACCCTTATTGTGACGTTGTCGATGGTACTTACTCCAGTAATTTACTGGATTATGGCAACTCAGATCATTCCTCTGTTTAATAAAGAACGTCCACCTGAGTATGACGAAATTCCTCAGCAAGACAACCCGATTATCATTGCTGGTTTTGGCCGATTTGGACAAATTATCGCGCGTATTGCCCGCCTACAACATTTAGGCTTTACTGCAATCGACAACAATCTTCATCAAGTAGACTTTGTTCGTCGCTACGGCGGTAAACTCTATTATGGCGATGTAACCCAGCCCGATTTACTGCGTTCTGCCGGTATTGAAAAAGCTAAAGTATTTATTTTAGCGATTGATGATGTTGAAGACTCCATGAATGTTGCTCGTCATCTTAGATTAAATTATCCAAACTTAAAGCTATTAGCCCGTGCTCGCGACCGTCACCATGTCCATCTTTTAAGAGATTTAGGCGTGGAATATA from Acinetobacter pittii encodes the following:
- the kefB gene encoding monovalent cation:proton antiporter-2 (CPA2) family protein; protein product: MSFLLQATIFLGASLILVPLGKRLGIATVLGYLFTGILLGPSVLNIAHDPEAIMELAEFGVILLMFLIGLELRPQRLWEMRDSIFVMGSLQVLISGAILMLIVLLLFQQQLSVSFVIGFALALSSTAFVLQLLTEKQQLNTTYGQQSFSILLFQDIAAIPLLAIIPLLAGTESTHHGVAYFAAIIATFTGLFLFSRYVMRPFFRFVAKSGATELITAVGLFIILAVVLLMDTLGISTTLGAFLTGVLLADSEFRHEVEASIAPFKGLLLGLFFMTVGMTTQLSLLIDMPLLIIGGAVGLLLIKTLILTAIARYKKYSWNNSLLLGTCLAQGGEFAFVILSLAKSEKILTQALLEPVTLIVTLSMVLTPVIYWIMATQIIPLFNKERPPEYDEIPQQDNPIIIAGFGRFGQIIARIARLQHLGFTAIDNNLHQVDFVRRYGGKLYYGDVTQPDLLRSAGIEKAKVFILAIDDVEDSMNVARHLRLNYPNLKLLARARDRHHVHLLRDLGVEYIWRETYLSSLGMAYRALRELGISDEQAYNNIEIFRDYDEKLLIQQQSIYTDEQKIFETHRNALAELEHLFESDAQQQATSKHDVNLKRHLQPNRIDITRDHLE
- the priA gene encoding primosomal protein N' codes for the protein MTITPKPDSVVYRVRVAVPVHLYDTFDYTLTQAQYERAHVGSRVAISFGRQNLIGIITEKVNPNESFTGTFQLKAISELLDEQPILDEQVLSLLTWSAQYYQFPIGEVMQTALPALLRQGKPMDVLFHLWKITPCDNVEALLKRSVKQQDAYQILKLHPAGTTENILNLSGVETATLKALQKKGLVDCTLEPHDFSPSPVELAQMPLTLNEDQKKATQHVVNAQHQYQAFLLDGLTGSGKTEVYLHIMHEVLKQGKQVLVLVPEIGLTPQTISRFKSRFNCDIALLHSGLNDSKRLQAWQQAQTGKASIILGTRSAIYTPLPRLGLIILDEEHDLSYKQQEGFRYHARDVALYRGHLQSCPVILGSATPSIDSYYLVETGKLTALQLNKRAGHALLPKMHLIDLKIVKKQHGISQPLIEQIKHTLARKEQVLIFLNRRGYAPVLVCESCGWQANCPHCDAHFTLHTQPYSYLHCHHCGTVHRLPDHCPECQQKSLKTLGAGTAKVEEHLQELFPDYDVIRVDRDSTSRVGSWQKIYDRIHQNKPTILLGTQMLAKGHHFPHVTLVAILDIDAGLLSVDIRAPERTAQLIVQVAGRAGRGEHKGHVYLQTLRPDHPLLTTLIEKDYRAVAKQTLAERKVALLPPYRYAVLIRAESKDRDYTLHFLNEAAEQLRQIAGDIVDIWGPIPAPMERKAGRYRAHMVILSADRARLHFYLRQWWSQLVHAPRQHQLRLSIDVDPQEFN